The proteins below are encoded in one region of Candidatus Thiodiazotropha sp. LNASS1:
- a CDS encoding PA2778 family cysteine peptidase, producing the protein MAWCRYLVAVLFLLLAGCASRPPILPSLLTTETAISRLEIETTPFHPQKKYQCGPAALATLLGHSGVSVTAESLVPLVYLPDKKGSLQIEMVAASRRLGRIPYLIETDLPALIGELQAGRPVLVLQNLGLQLWPVWHYAVVIGYSAETDEIILRSGITRREILSTYRFVDTWKRGGHWAMVLLKPGELPAMPEELPYLKSVAAMERLAPVDSLISAYRAALTQWPDSPTALFGLAAALHAKGDLTAAEQSYRRLLSAKPDHIAARNNLAEVLADRGCYTEALLVIERALRKEPGELRQHLVETGREIGRRKTNHPRRQSPCERIMIRKQ; encoded by the coding sequence ATGGCATGGTGTCGTTATCTCGTTGCAGTGCTGTTTTTGCTGTTGGCCGGTTGTGCAAGCCGGCCGCCAATCCTACCGTCCTTGCTCACTACTGAGACAGCAATCTCGAGATTGGAGATTGAGACCACGCCCTTCCATCCACAAAAGAAGTATCAGTGTGGACCGGCTGCGCTTGCCACCCTGCTAGGCCACTCAGGTGTATCGGTAACAGCCGAATCCCTGGTCCCTCTCGTCTATCTGCCGGACAAAAAGGGCAGCCTGCAGATCGAGATGGTGGCAGCCAGCCGTCGCCTCGGCAGAATCCCCTATCTAATCGAAACCGACCTGCCCGCACTGATTGGAGAGTTGCAGGCAGGTCGTCCAGTGCTGGTATTGCAGAACCTCGGTCTGCAGCTATGGCCAGTCTGGCACTATGCGGTGGTAATCGGTTACTCGGCAGAAACGGATGAGATAATCCTGCGATCAGGCATCACCCGGCGGGAGATCCTTTCCACCTATCGATTTGTCGACACATGGAAACGTGGTGGCCACTGGGCCATGGTGTTGTTGAAACCCGGGGAATTGCCCGCAATGCCCGAAGAATTGCCATACCTTAAATCTGTGGCGGCCATGGAACGCCTGGCCCCGGTCGACAGTCTGATTTCAGCCTACCGGGCGGCTCTAACCCAATGGCCGGATAGCCCAACAGCACTGTTCGGACTTGCCGCCGCACTGCATGCCAAAGGTGATTTGACGGCAGCTGAGCAGAGCTATCGGCGTCTGCTGAGCGCAAAACCTGACCATATAGCAGCCCGTAACAATTTGGCTGAAGTATTGGCTGACCGGGGATGTTATACAGAAGCACTGTTAGTGATAGAGCGGGCACTGCGCAAAGAACCGGGGGAATTACGTCAACATCTAGTTGAAACGGGTCGTGAAATAGGGAGAAGAAAAACGAACCACCCGCGCCGACAATCACCATGTGAACGAATAATGATACGGAAGCAATAG
- a CDS encoding PA2779 family protein, with product MLKSLLKRFLILTLALNTALIGFPSLVLASPINTMTVIQMDERAMYTDRIRSTMTRDDVRSTLVGMGVNPAEAELRLDALTDAELVMLNQQIDELPAGGSVLGVLGAVLIVLIVLELLGVTNVFTRL from the coding sequence GTGCTCAAATCCCTGCTTAAGCGTTTTTTGATACTCACCCTTGCACTTAATACCGCCCTCATAGGTTTTCCCTCCCTAGTCCTCGCATCGCCAATCAATACCATGACGGTTATTCAAATGGATGAGAGGGCAATGTATACAGACCGAATCCGCTCGACGATGACCCGTGACGATGTACGCAGCACCCTGGTCGGTATGGGCGTCAATCCTGCGGAGGCGGAATTGCGGCTGGATGCACTCACAGACGCTGAGCTTGTGATGCTTAATCAGCAAATTGATGAACTGCCGGCAGGCGGTAGTGTTCTTGGCGTCCTTGGCGCTGTCCTCATTGTATTGATTGTATTGGAACTACTGGGTGTCACCAACGTTTTCACCAGGCTCTAA
- a CDS encoding LysM peptidoglycan-binding domain-containing protein, translating to MGPQQQPEPVQAEPQEEVETISIPPDSLSPSQRVRQALQQLEQGDYENARLQLTWALQEKPTLQIATNLLEQMDANPIDYLGMKSFFYDVEQGDSLSIIAKKFLNDPLKFVILARYNKLENPSKLAPGQRIRVPGVMPERKKPKPKIAQPEPAPVAQETPEPTPDEETTETPDLMTDEVQIEESSPAMPEEQALLESEEPLQTSVEQAVEEQPAAMTAEEALSTAMGLHAEGNLSAAIYLLENEISQHPNAQELPKLLAGYYNEHADQLINRGDLDNARTILEKLIILDSSDDAAINKLIQVEDKIEAQKLMRAAQDQQTAGNLEEAYQTYTQVLTYDPENSAASASQLSVRDQLTDSYHRRAMQLFRKQELDDAIAFWNKILALNPNHTLAPGYKARALEMKQQLQKIGPGE from the coding sequence ATGGGCCCGCAGCAGCAGCCGGAACCCGTTCAGGCTGAACCACAGGAAGAGGTGGAGACCATCTCAATACCGCCGGACTCGCTGTCCCCGTCACAACGGGTACGTCAGGCGTTGCAACAACTCGAGCAGGGCGACTATGAAAATGCCAGGCTGCAACTCACTTGGGCTCTACAGGAAAAACCCACCCTGCAGATCGCTACGAATCTGCTTGAGCAGATGGATGCCAATCCCATCGACTATCTCGGTATGAAGAGCTTCTTTTACGACGTGGAACAGGGAGACTCGCTTTCCATCATTGCCAAAAAGTTTCTCAACGATCCACTCAAGTTCGTCATTCTGGCACGATACAACAAACTGGAGAACCCGAGCAAACTTGCGCCGGGACAGCGCATCCGGGTACCCGGTGTCATGCCGGAGAGAAAAAAACCTAAACCTAAGATAGCACAACCGGAACCTGCCCCTGTGGCGCAGGAAACCCCTGAACCGACACCAGATGAGGAAACCACGGAAACGCCTGATTTAATGACGGATGAAGTTCAGATCGAGGAGTCATCCCCCGCCATGCCGGAAGAGCAAGCACTGCTGGAGAGCGAAGAACCGTTGCAGACATCAGTGGAGCAAGCTGTTGAAGAACAGCCTGCGGCAATGACAGCGGAGGAAGCACTCAGCACTGCAATGGGACTGCATGCGGAAGGCAACCTCAGCGCAGCAATCTATCTGCTGGAAAACGAGATTAGCCAACACCCCAATGCACAGGAACTGCCGAAACTGCTCGCCGGCTACTACAACGAACATGCCGATCAGCTCATCAACCGGGGTGACCTGGATAACGCGAGGACCATTTTAGAGAAACTGATCATTCTCGACTCATCCGACGATGCAGCGATCAACAAGCTGATTCAGGTTGAAGACAAGATCGAGGCACAAAAGTTGATGCGCGCAGCCCAAGATCAGCAAACTGCAGGCAACCTGGAAGAGGCTTACCAGACCTATACCCAGGTATTGACATACGACCCGGAAAATTCGGCCGCCTCGGCATCACAACTCTCAGTCCGCGATCAGTTGACGGACAGCTACCACCGACGCGCCATGCAGCTCTTCAGGAAGCAGGAACTTGATGATGCAATAGCATTCTGGAACAAGATACTGGCGTTGAATCCGAACCATACATTGGCACCAGGTTACAAGGCACGCGCATTAGAGATGAAACAGCAGCTGCAAAAGATTGGTCCTGGCGAATGA
- a CDS encoding PP2C family serine/threonine-protein phosphatase, whose amino-acid sequence MSLNSFYWVSAHVSDKGMVRSINEDACLDRADLGIWVVADGMGGHAAGDMASEMIVNELKSITPGDSLGALASDVEQRLQYVNRQLLLESQRRGGEIIGSTVVTLLTYQGYCIYQWAGDSRIYLYRRERLKQLSRDHSQVEELIEQGIVSSDEAEQSPIANYITRAVGASEELELDAEIFEPCDGDLFLLCSDGLNKEVNDAEIARILGSHGFQEAVQQLIDLAMERGARDNVTLVLVEVRSTQSSAPE is encoded by the coding sequence ATGAGTCTCAACAGCTTCTACTGGGTCTCTGCGCACGTGAGCGACAAGGGCATGGTGCGTTCAATCAATGAAGATGCCTGTCTCGACCGGGCCGATCTTGGCATCTGGGTGGTGGCGGACGGTATGGGCGGCCACGCCGCAGGCGATATGGCCTCAGAGATGATCGTCAACGAGCTCAAGTCGATTACCCCCGGGGATTCCCTGGGAGCACTGGCCAGCGATGTGGAGCAACGCCTGCAATATGTCAATCGACAATTGTTGCTGGAGTCGCAACGTCGCGGCGGTGAAATCATCGGTTCCACGGTGGTCACTCTGCTTACCTATCAGGGCTACTGTATCTATCAATGGGCAGGAGACAGCCGTATTTATCTCTATCGCCGGGAAAGGCTCAAACAGCTCAGCCGTGATCACAGCCAGGTTGAAGAGTTGATTGAACAAGGCATTGTCAGCAGCGATGAGGCTGAACAGTCACCGATCGCCAACTATATTACTCGTGCAGTAGGCGCCAGTGAGGAACTGGAACTGGACGCGGAGATCTTCGAACCCTGCGATGGCGACTTGTTTCTGCTCTGCAGCGATGGTCTGAACAAAGAGGTCAACGATGCGGAGATCGCCCGAATTTTGGGCAGTCATGGCTTTCAGGAGGCGGTACAGCAGCTGATTGACTTGGCAATGGAACGCGGGGCACGGGATAATGTGACTCTGGTGCTGGTAGAGGTGAGATCGACCCAATCAAGCGCGCCGGAATAG
- the tagF gene encoding type VI secretion system-associated protein TagF has protein sequence MSEQTLNNSIHEDAPGFYGKIPSLGDFVTRRLPRGFIAPWETWMQEAIANSREQLGDFWLDNYLTSPLWRFALTPGICGEHGWAGVLMPSVDRVGRYYPFTMAARLDPKCNLFLFMEESEAWFARMESLALSCLEDDFQMESFEQQLHAVVLPNSEREIHSAQPEAATTALSNAWHANLDEQSSMRTIYPLFLPHLMKKLLFAYSLWWTQGSERISPSMLLCQGLPQIKGASALIDGAWAQHGWEEIETGAYAMGAASDIEASQPQ, from the coding sequence GTGTCCGAGCAGACTCTGAACAACTCAATTCACGAAGACGCTCCGGGGTTCTACGGCAAGATACCGTCCCTCGGCGATTTCGTCACACGACGCCTGCCGAGGGGCTTCATTGCGCCCTGGGAAACCTGGATGCAGGAGGCGATAGCCAACAGCCGTGAACAGCTCGGGGATTTCTGGCTGGATAACTATCTTACCAGTCCCCTGTGGCGCTTCGCCCTCACTCCGGGTATCTGCGGTGAACATGGCTGGGCCGGGGTATTGATGCCCAGCGTGGACCGGGTCGGACGCTACTACCCCTTCACTATGGCGGCCAGACTCGATCCCAAATGCAATCTGTTTCTCTTCATGGAGGAGTCCGAAGCCTGGTTCGCGAGGATGGAGAGCCTCGCACTTTCCTGTCTGGAGGACGATTTCCAGATGGAGTCATTCGAGCAGCAGCTTCATGCAGTGGTCCTGCCCAATAGTGAGCGGGAGATCCACTCTGCGCAGCCGGAGGCGGCCACTACTGCGTTAAGTAACGCCTGGCATGCCAATCTCGATGAGCAATCCTCCATGCGCACCATCTATCCCCTCTTTCTGCCCCATCTGATGAAGAAACTGCTGTTTGCCTACAGCCTTTGGTGGACCCAGGGTTCGGAGCGCATCTCACCGTCGATGCTGCTGTGTCAGGGGCTACCCCAGATCAAAGGTGCCAGTGCGCTGATCGACGGTGCCTGGGCTCAGCATGGCTGGGAGGAGATCGAGACCGGCGCCTACGCCATGGGGGCCGCATCCGATATCGAAGCTTCGCAGCCGCAATGA